GGCCCGGCCTCGCCGTTGCGCTCCATGCCGCGCGGGAAGACCCAGAGATTGGTGCCGATGTCGCTGCGCCAGTCCATCGAGCGGGCGGTGACGATCTGATCGGCGGCGCCGTGGTAGACCAGCCGGGTGCAGGCGTCGGCGATGCCGGCAAGGCCGAGACCGGCGGCCAGCGTGGCGGCGACGAGCGGTTTGAGAGGGGGGAGCATGCGGGGCATATCAATCTCTTCTTCTGTCAAATGCAGGGGGCACCGGCGCGCGGGCCGGCGGAACGTCTTCAACCAATGCGGGAAGTATGGCGGCGCCGCCGCGGGATGACAACCGCGGCGCGCCAACGCCAGGCGGCGCCGGGCGCTACTCGAAGCAGCGCGCGCGGCCGTCGCGGGCGATGGTGGCGGCGCCGTCGCGGATCTGCCCGGCGCGGCGCTGCACGAAATTCGACGGCTTCGAGGCCGAGCGGCTCTTGGGATCGGGCAGGATGGCGGCGAGCCGCGCCGCCTGCGTCGAGCTGAGCTCCGAGGGCGCGACGCCGAAGTAATGCTCCGAGGCCGCCTTGATGCCGAAGACGCCCTCGTCGAACTCGGCGATGTTCATATAGACCTCGAGGATGCGCCGCTTCGGCCAGAGCGCCTCCATCAGCGGGGTCAGCGCCGCCTCGAGCGCCTTGCGCGGCCAGCTGCGCCCCTGCCAGAGGAAGGCGTTCTTCACCACCTGCTGGCTGATCGTCGAGGCGCCGCGGTTGCCGCCCTCGGCGATCGCCGCGCGGATCGCCCGCATGTCGAAGCCCCAGTGGGTGCAGAAGTTCGCATCCTCGGCGGCGACCAGCGCGCGCAGCGCCACCGGCGCCACGTCCTCGGCATCGACCCATTCGTAGTCCACCGGGGCGCCGAGCCTGCGCCCCTCGCTCCACATGTAGAGGCTGCCGGGCGGGTTCACGAAGCGGTAGGCGATGACAGCGAGGCAGAGCAGCAGCGCCAGCGCCAGCGCCGCCTGCACCGCGCGCGCCGCGAGGCCGCGCAGCGGCTTCCGCCGCCGTCCCGTCCTGCCTGCGCCCCTTGCGGCGGTCTTCGATGTGCCCTTGGTGGTCTTTGCTGCTCGCGCCATGCGACAGATTTACACGGGAGCGGGGGCGCGGGAAAGCACCCTGCGCGCGCGGCGTAACGGAAAACGCCCGGACATTCGTCCGGGCGCGTTCACGTTTCGCTCAGGGCTGGCGGATCACTCCGCCGGCACCGCGAGGTCGGCCTCGATGCCCAGCGGATGCGGCAGCTTGTTCAGCATCTCGCTCGGGCAGACCTGCACGAAGCGGGCCTTCTCGGACTCCCAGTTCTGCAGGATGTCCAGCGCCTTGCGGCTGCCGGTCTCGGTCGCGTGGCGCTCGACGAGGCCCTTCAGCTCGGCCTCCCAATGCGCTTCACCCACCGCGCAGGTCACCAGGCTCTCCATGTTCATCAGGTCGGGGGTCAGCCCTTCCGGATCGTAGAGATAGGCCATGCCGCCGGTCATGCCCGCGCCGAAGTTGGCGCCGATCGGGCCGAGGATCACCGCGACGCCGCCGGTCATGTACTCGCAGCCGTTCGAGCCGCAGCCCTCGACCACCACCTTGGCGCCGGAGTTCCGCACCGCGAAGCGCTCGCCCGCCTTGCCCGCGGCAAAGAGGTAGCCGTCGGTCGCGCCGTAGAGCACGGTGTTGCCGATGATGGTGTTCTCGGACGCGGTCAGCGGCGAGTTCATCGGCGGACGCACGACGATGGTGCCGCCCGACAGGCCCTTGCCCACGTAGTCGTTGGCATCGCCCGACACTTCCAGCTTGAGCCCCGGGGCCGCGAAGGCGCCCAGCGACTGGCCGGCGGAGCCGGTGAGCTTCACGTGCAGGTGGTCGGGCTGCAGCGCGTTGCGCATGCCGAACTTGCTGACGATGTGGCTCGAGGTGCGCGTGCCCACGGTCCGGTGCGTGTTCTGCACCGCGTAGGAGAGCTGCATCTTCTCGCCGTCCTGCAGGAAGCGGCTGCCGTCGCGCACGATCTCGGCGTCGAGCGTGTCGGGCACCACGTTCCGGTCCTTGGAACGGTTGTAGACGATGTCGTCGGCCCCATCCACGCGGATCAGCAGCGGGTTGAGGTCGAGGTCATCGAGATGCTCGGCACCCCGGCTGACCTGGCTCAGGAGGTCGGCACGGCCGATCACGTCGTTCAGCGAGCGCGCGCCGATCGAGGCGAGGATCTCGCGCACCTCGGTGGCGTAGAAGGTGATCAGGTTCACCACCTTCTCGGCGTTGCCGGTGAACTTGGCGCGCAGGCTCTCGTCCTGCGTGCAGACGCCCACCGGGCAGGTGTTCGACTGGCACTGGCGGACCATGATGCAGCCCATGGCGATCAGCGCGGCGGTGCCGATGCCGAACTCCTCGGCGCCGAGCATCGCGGCCATGACGATGTCACGCCCGGTGCGCAGCCCGCCATCGGTGCGCAGCGTCACCCGGTCGCGCAGCTTGTTCATCGCCAGCACCTGGTGCGCCTCGGTGAGGCCCATCTCCCACGGCAGGCCCGCGTATTTGATCGAGGTCGCCGGCGAGGCGCCGGTGCCGCCGTTGTGGCCCGAGATCAGGATGATGTCGGCCTTCGCCTTGGCGACGCCCGCGGCGATGGTGCCGACGCCCGACGAGGCCACCAGCTTCACCGTCACCTTGCAGCGCGGGTTGATCTGCTTGAGATCGTAGATCAGCTGCGCGAGGTCCTCGATCGAGTAGATGTCGTGGTGCGGCGGCGGCGAGATCAGCGTCACGCCCTCGGTCGAATGGCGCAGACGGGCGATCAGCTTGGTCACCTTCATGCCGGGCAGCTGGCCACCCTCGCCGGGCTTGGCGCCCTGCGCGACCTTGATCTCGAGCTCCTCGCAGTGGTTCAGGTACTCGGCGGTGACGCCGAAGCGGCCGGATGCCACCTGCTTGATCTTCGCAGACGGGTTGTCGCCGTTCGGCTCGGGCACGAAGTGCGCCGGATCCTCGCCGCCCTCACCGCTGTCCGACTTGGCGCCGATGCGGTTCATCGCGACGTTCAGCGTCTTGTGCGCCTCGGGCGAGAGTGCCCCCAGCGACATGCCCGGCGTCACGAAACGCTTGCGGATCGAGGTGATGGATTCCACCTCCTCCAGCGGCACGGCATCGCCCAGCGGCTTGATGTCCAGCAGGTCGCGCAGGTGGATCGGCGGGTTGGCCCGCATCGCCTTGGAATAGGTCTTCCACAGCTCGTAGCTGGCCTTGTTGCAGGCCGCCTGCAGCAGGTGCATGTTCTGCGCGCCCCAGGCATGGGTCTCGCCGGACTTGCGGGCCTTGTAGAAGCCGCCGATCGGCAGCACGTCGCGGCCCCCCTTGAAGCCGAGCGCGTGGACCTCTTCCGCCTTCTGCTGGATGCCGTGCACGCCGATGCCCGAGATCCGCGACAGCATGCCGGGGAAATACTCGGCGCACATGGCGCGCGACAGGCCCACGGCCTCGAAGTTGAGACCGCCGCGATAGGACGAGATCACCGAGATGCCCATCTTGGACATGATCTTCAGCAGGCCCTGGTCGATGGCCTCGCGGTAGCGCGCCACGGCCTCGGTCAGGCTGCCGTCGATCAGGCCGCGCGCGATGCGGTCGGCGATGCTGTCCTCGGCGAGGTAGGGGTTCACGATGGTCGCGCCGCAGCCGACCAGCACCGCGAAGTAATGCGGGTCGATGCATTCCGCCGAGCGCACGCCCAGCGAGCAGAACGTCCGCAGGCCCTTCTTGGTCAGCCAGCTGTGCACCGCCGAGGTGGCGAGGATCATCGGCATGGCGACCTTGCCCTCGCCCTGGTGATGATCGGTCAGCACGATGTGGCCGCCGCCCGAGCGCACGGCATCCTCGGCCTCGGCCCGGATGCGGGCGAGCCCGTCACGCAGCGCGCCCTCGCCGGCATCGGCGGGGAAGGTGCAGTCGATCTCGACGAGGCCGACGGCGAAGTGCTTGGTCAGCTCCTCGAACTGCGCGTTGGCGACGAAGGGCGTGTCCAGCACGAGGATCTCGGTCTGCGCCGAGCTCTCGTCGAGCACGTTCTTGAGGTTGCCGAAGCGGGTCTTCAGCGACATCACGCGATACTCGCGCAGCGAGTCGATCGGCGGGTTGGTCACCTGGCTGAAGTTCTGGCGGAAGAAGTGGCTCAGCGGCCGGTACTTCTTGGACAGAACGGCAGACGGCGTGTCGTCGCCCATCGAGGCGAGCATTTCCTTGCCGTCCTCGGCCATGGCCGAGAGCGACTGCTCGAGCTCCTCGATGCTGTAGCCCGCGGCGATCTGGCGCTTGCGCAGCTCCGCACCCGAGAAGAGCGGCTTCTCGGTGACCTTGGCGAGGCTCTCGTCAAGCTCGGTGATCTTGCCGACCCATTCGCCGAAGGGCTGCGAGGCCGCCAGACGGTCCTTGATCTCGGTGTCGCGGTAGAGCTTGCCCTCTTCCATGTCGACGGCAATGAGCTGGCCCGGGCCAAGCGCGCCCTTCTCGCGGACGGTCGACTCGTCGACCGGCACCATGCCCGCCTCGGACCCGGCGATCAGCAGCCCGTCGCCGGTGACGACGTAGCGCATCGGGCGCAGGCCGTTGCGGTCGAGGCCGCCGCAGACCCAGCGACCGTCGGTCATCGCCAGCGCCGCCGGGCCGTCCCAGGGCTCCATCACCGAGTTCACGTAGGAATACATGTCGAGCCAGGCCTGCGGCAGCTCCACCGCCTGCTTCGACCAGGCCTCGGGGATCAGCATGGTCTTGGCCATCGGCGCGTTGCGCCCGGCGCGGACCAGCACCTCGAACACCGCGTCGAGCGCGGCGGAGTCCGACGCCCCCTGCGCGATGATCGGCTTGATGTCCTCGGCCATCTCTCCGAAGGTCGCCGAGGCCATGCGGATCTCGTGCGACTTCATCCAGTTGG
The window above is part of the Salipiger sp. H15 genome. Proteins encoded here:
- the mtgA gene encoding monofunctional biosynthetic peptidoglycan transglycosylase, with the translated sequence MARAAKTTKGTSKTAARGAGRTGRRRKPLRGLAARAVQAALALALLLCLAVIAYRFVNPPGSLYMWSEGRRLGAPVDYEWVDAEDVAPVALRALVAAEDANFCTHWGFDMRAIRAAIAEGGNRGASTISQQVVKNAFLWQGRSWPRKALEAALTPLMEALWPKRRILEVYMNIAEFDEGVFGIKAASEHYFGVAPSELSSTQAARLAAILPDPKSRSASKPSNFVQRRAGQIRDGAATIARDGRARCFE
- the gltB gene encoding glutamate synthase large subunit — encoded protein: MTTFDANWVAAEEAKRKWMEENGLFREEHEHSSCGVGLVVSIDGRPSRRVVEAGITALKAIWHRGAVDADGKTGDGAGIHVQIPVSFFYDQIERTGHAPRKDELMAVGQVFLPRTDFAAQETCRTIVETEVLRLGYYIYGWRHVPVSVDCLGEKANATRPEIEQILISNAKGVDEETFERELYVIRRRIEKAAAAAGVGGLYIASLSCRSIIYKGMMLAEQVAVFYPDLQDERFESAFAIYHQRYSTNTFPQWWLAQPFRMLAHNGEINTIKGNTNWMKSHEIRMASATFGEMAEDIKPIIAQGASDSAALDAVFEVLVRAGRNAPMAKTMLIPEAWSKQAVELPQAWLDMYSYVNSVMEPWDGPAALAMTDGRWVCGGLDRNGLRPMRYVVTGDGLLIAGSEAGMVPVDESTVREKGALGPGQLIAVDMEEGKLYRDTEIKDRLAASQPFGEWVGKITELDESLAKVTEKPLFSGAELRKRQIAAGYSIEELEQSLSAMAEDGKEMLASMGDDTPSAVLSKKYRPLSHFFRQNFSQVTNPPIDSLREYRVMSLKTRFGNLKNVLDESSAQTEILVLDTPFVANAQFEELTKHFAVGLVEIDCTFPADAGEGALRDGLARIRAEAEDAVRSGGGHIVLTDHHQGEGKVAMPMILATSAVHSWLTKKGLRTFCSLGVRSAECIDPHYFAVLVGCGATIVNPYLAEDSIADRIARGLIDGSLTEAVARYREAIDQGLLKIMSKMGISVISSYRGGLNFEAVGLSRAMCAEYFPGMLSRISGIGVHGIQQKAEEVHALGFKGGRDVLPIGGFYKARKSGETHAWGAQNMHLLQAACNKASYELWKTYSKAMRANPPIHLRDLLDIKPLGDAVPLEEVESITSIRKRFVTPGMSLGALSPEAHKTLNVAMNRIGAKSDSGEGGEDPAHFVPEPNGDNPSAKIKQVASGRFGVTAEYLNHCEELEIKVAQGAKPGEGGQLPGMKVTKLIARLRHSTEGVTLISPPPHHDIYSIEDLAQLIYDLKQINPRCKVTVKLVASSGVGTIAAGVAKAKADIILISGHNGGTGASPATSIKYAGLPWEMGLTEAHQVLAMNKLRDRVTLRTDGGLRTGRDIVMAAMLGAEEFGIGTAALIAMGCIMVRQCQSNTCPVGVCTQDESLRAKFTGNAEKVVNLITFYATEVREILASIGARSLNDVIGRADLLSQVSRGAEHLDDLDLNPLLIRVDGADDIVYNRSKDRNVVPDTLDAEIVRDGSRFLQDGEKMQLSYAVQNTHRTVGTRTSSHIVSKFGMRNALQPDHLHVKLTGSAGQSLGAFAAPGLKLEVSGDANDYVGKGLSGGTIVVRPPMNSPLTASENTIIGNTVLYGATDGYLFAAGKAGERFAVRNSGAKVVVEGCGSNGCEYMTGGVAVILGPIGANFGAGMTGGMAYLYDPEGLTPDLMNMESLVTCAVGEAHWEAELKGLVERHATETGSRKALDILQNWESEKARFVQVCPSEMLNKLPHPLGIEADLAVPAE